From Elusimicrobiota bacterium, a single genomic window includes:
- a CDS encoding 4Fe-4S dicluster domain-containing protein — protein sequence MKKVYCNVTKCLGCRSCEIACAVEHSKGKTLFTAISETPLPVHRRKVQAVEEIIISDACHHCEDAPCITACMSGSMFKAEDGSTQHNEDKCVGCWMCVMVCPFGAISRRKNLAIKCDLCKDRTEGPVCVVSCPTKSLTVK from the coding sequence ATGAAAAAGGTTTATTGTAATGTTACTAAATGTTTAGGGTGCAGGAGTTGTGAAATTGCCTGTGCTGTTGAACACTCAAAGGGGAAAACGCTTTTTACTGCAATTTCAGAAACGCCGCTTCCTGTCCACAGGAGAAAAGTCCAGGCAGTTGAAGAAATAATTATTTCTGATGCCTGTCATCACTGCGAGGATGCGCCTTGTATAACAGCTTGTATGTCAGGTTCAATGTTCAAAGCGGAAGACGGTTCTACCCAGCATAACGAAGATAAATGTGTAGGATGCTGGATGTGTGTAATGGTTTGTCCTTTCGGTGCGATTTCCCGCAGGAAGAACCTTGCAATAAAATGTGATTTATGCAAAGACAGAACTGAAGGACCAGTGTGCGTGGTCTCCTGTCCGACAAAATCGCTAACGGTAAAATAG